One genomic segment of Pseudoalteromonas sp. GCY includes these proteins:
- a CDS encoding DUF523 domain-containing protein, whose amino-acid sequence MFKILVSSCLLGYPVRYDASSQSLQDNTLQYWRQKNWVLPLCPEVSGGLPTPRPSAEIADGKVLSKQGDDFTTAFELGAKKALAACLQYDIKFALLKESSPSCGSNLIYDGSHTGKKIVGQGLTASLLQQSGIQVFSETQLPALITAMAASR is encoded by the coding sequence ATGTTTAAAATTTTAGTTTCTAGCTGCTTATTAGGTTATCCAGTGAGGTATGACGCCTCTTCACAAAGCCTTCAAGACAATACATTACAGTATTGGCGGCAAAAAAATTGGGTCTTACCGCTATGCCCCGAAGTATCTGGTGGCTTACCAACACCTCGCCCATCGGCTGAAATAGCAGATGGTAAAGTTTTGAGTAAACAAGGGGACGATTTTACCACCGCGTTTGAACTCGGTGCTAAAAAAGCGCTAGCGGCTTGTCTTCAGTACGATATAAAGTTTGCGTTGTTAAAAGAGTCTAGTCCGTCTTGCGGCAGCAATCTGATTTACGATGGTAGTCATACAGGTAAAAAAATAGTAGGGCAGGGGCTGACGGCGTCTTTATTGCAGCAATCCGGTATTCAAGTCTTTAGCGAAACTCAGCTGCCAGCACTTATCACAGCGATGGCAGCCAGTCGTTAA
- a CDS encoding thiol:disulfide interchange protein DsbA/DsbL, which yields MLKVLKGLAVALMLPLLAQAAPFEEGVHYEVIAERGTKKPEVMEYFSFYCPACNAMENLIVDVKPKLDEGVKFKKSHIDFVGPREPEIQQVLAQALATAEVLPQKDKIIAAMFNHIHGKRAKINELADVKDIFIAQGVEEEKFDKLYASFSVRTKASKMQRMQKTLSDKGALTGVPMFVVNGKYKLLLRESGTTKPEQIAALVNYLAKK from the coding sequence ATGTTGAAAGTATTAAAAGGCTTAGCGGTTGCACTAATGCTTCCTCTTCTTGCTCAGGCTGCGCCATTTGAAGAAGGTGTTCATTATGAAGTTATTGCCGAGCGTGGCACGAAAAAGCCTGAGGTAATGGAGTATTTTTCATTTTATTGTCCAGCCTGTAACGCAATGGAAAATTTAATCGTTGACGTTAAACCAAAGCTGGATGAGGGCGTTAAGTTTAAAAAGAGCCATATAGATTTTGTTGGTCCAAGAGAGCCTGAGATCCAACAGGTGTTGGCACAAGCACTTGCAACTGCTGAAGTGCTGCCACAAAAGGACAAGATAATTGCAGCCATGTTTAATCATATTCATGGCAAGCGTGCAAAAATCAATGAACTTGCTGATGTAAAAGATATCTTTATTGCGCAAGGTGTTGAAGAAGAGAAATTTGATAAACTTTATGCCAGTTTCTCTGTTCGTACTAAAGCATCAAAAATGCAGCGTATGCAGAAGACCCTTTCTGATAAAGGTGCGCTAACAGGTGTACCAATGTTCGTGGTAAACGGTAAATACAAGCTATTGCTTCGTGAGTCTGGCACGACTAAGCCTGAGCAAATTGCTGCTTTGGTGAATTATTTAGCAAAGAAATAA
- a CDS encoding thiol:disulfide interchange protein DsbA/DsbL has translation MLKKLKIALIALLLPIAAMASDFTEGEHYTTLTTEQSKSEKVTEFFSFYCPHCFRFEPIAKAIEKNLPEGAYFEKSHVNFLRGVPTETQSNLSYAYIIADQAGKADVIAEKIFNAIHVERNKLLDIKDLKTLMELNGISAEKFDQAVTSMPVVSAENNMLKAQEKFSEAGALTGVPTFIVNDKYRIEMKGIKSQEQLDELIAYLLKK, from the coding sequence ATGCTAAAAAAATTAAAAATCGCACTTATTGCATTACTTTTGCCTATTGCTGCAATGGCTTCAGACTTTACCGAAGGTGAGCACTACACAACCTTAACAACCGAACAGAGTAAATCAGAGAAAGTTACCGAGTTTTTTTCCTTCTACTGCCCTCATTGTTTCCGCTTTGAGCCAATTGCAAAAGCGATTGAAAAGAACTTACCTGAGGGGGCGTACTTTGAAAAAAGCCATGTGAACTTCCTGCGAGGTGTTCCTACAGAAACGCAGAGCAACCTAAGCTATGCCTATATTATTGCTGATCAAGCAGGCAAAGCGGATGTGATTGCTGAGAAGATTTTTAATGCTATTCATGTTGAAAGAAACAAACTGTTAGACATTAAAGATTTGAAAACGCTAATGGAGTTAAATGGGATTTCTGCTGAAAAGTTTGATCAGGCTGTTACGAGTATGCCAGTCGTGAGTGCTGAAAATAACATGCTTAAAGCACAAGAAAAATTTTCTGAAGCGGGTGCGCTTACAGGCGTTCCAACTTTTATCGTAAACGACAAATACAGAATCGAAATGAAAGGTATCAAGAGTCAAGAGCAGCTTGATGAATTGATCGCATATCTATTAAAAAAATAA
- a CDS encoding serine/threonine protein kinase produces the protein MNDFSFNALTPDLILDAIEALEIYPTTGLLALNSYENRVYQFGAEDGKRYVVKFYRPARWTDEQILEEHEFALAAKEAEVPVVAPLLIAGRSLHFYEGYRYTLFPSVGGRQFELDNLDHLEILGRYLGRLHCLSAERAFEHRPQLNTQRFLVDAQQTLLKSQLVPSHLHTPFVTILEQVINKATSKYQVAKTLRLHGDCHAGNLLWSRDQLMLVDLDDCQQGPAIQDLWMMLNGDRNEQLVQLDTLLMGYEEFMPFDSKELALIEPLRAMRMVNYMAWLAQRWQDPAFERNFSWFATDKYWEQQILALKEQFAALDEPSLSLFP, from the coding sequence ATGAACGATTTTAGTTTTAACGCGCTGACACCGGATCTTATTTTAGATGCGATTGAGGCACTTGAGATATATCCGACAACGGGATTATTGGCCTTAAACAGCTATGAAAACCGTGTTTATCAATTTGGTGCTGAGGACGGCAAGCGTTATGTGGTGAAGTTTTACCGCCCAGCGCGTTGGACGGATGAACAAATTCTTGAAGAGCATGAATTCGCACTGGCAGCGAAAGAAGCTGAAGTGCCTGTTGTGGCACCTTTACTTATTGCTGGGCGTAGTCTGCATTTTTATGAAGGTTATCGCTACACGTTGTTTCCAAGTGTTGGCGGACGCCAGTTCGAGCTCGATAATCTAGACCACTTGGAAATTTTAGGTCGCTACCTAGGACGCTTGCATTGTCTGTCGGCTGAGCGAGCATTTGAACATAGACCACAGCTCAATACTCAGCGGTTTTTGGTTGATGCGCAACAAACACTACTAAAAAGCCAGTTAGTGCCTAGTCATCTACATACTCCATTTGTTACTATTCTTGAGCAAGTTATTAACAAAGCAACCTCAAAGTATCAAGTTGCCAAAACACTTCGGCTTCATGGGGATTGTCATGCTGGAAATTTATTGTGGTCTAGAGATCAATTGATGTTGGTGGATCTTGATGATTGTCAGCAAGGCCCTGCAATACAAGACTTGTGGATGATGTTAAATGGCGACCGCAACGAGCAATTGGTACAGTTAGACACCCTGCTTATGGGTTACGAAGAATTTATGCCGTTTGATTCAAAAGAGCTTGCGTTAATTGAGCCGCTACGTGCCATGAGAATGGTGAATTATATGGCTTGGTTGGCACAGCGCTGGCAGGATCCTGCATTCGAACGGAACTTTTCTTGGTTTGCGACAGACAAATACTGGGAACAACAGATCCTAGCGTTAAAAGAGCAATTTGCCGCATTAGATGAACCAAGTTTGAGCCTATTTCCTTAA
- the ccoG gene encoding cytochrome c oxidase accessory protein CcoG has protein sequence MENERIKVKNIPSEVKIQKPIGGTEGKSLNSSTPDRFNPRNRIYVRAVSGLHQLLRRRIGFIGMLAFMALPWLNFHGHQAVLFDIFEQKFNIFGMTLWPQDLTIFAFILMIAAFALFLVTTFYGRVWCGYTCPQTVWTFIFIWFEEKFEGTANQRKKLDQRPMDFDKFWRKTAKHGSWILFSLYTAITFVGYFTPIRSLIPDLLTFSAGFYSVISIIVFTICTYGNAGWMREIMCLHICPYSRFQSAMFDKDTFTVAYDSERGESRGPRGRKQDPKELGLGDCIDCNLCVQVCPTGIDIRNGLQYECINCGACIDACDGVMDKMNYPRGLIAYTTERNLESSSEKTKPVRGKLIGYLLILVVITGALVANIAMRKPMDLDIIRDRNQLYRVNIEGLVENTYTLKVINKAQVEQKFSIAITGLSNYQVIGKQEVHLAAGTTLDVPLSVVIDPYDLKKPVTEFEFVLINQDDPEERLAQPTNFFKGR, from the coding sequence ATGGAGAACGAAAGAATCAAGGTTAAAAATATACCGTCTGAAGTAAAAATTCAAAAGCCAATAGGTGGCACTGAAGGGAAATCGCTCAATAGCTCTACGCCCGATCGTTTTAATCCTCGCAATCGCATATATGTCCGGGCGGTGTCTGGCCTACATCAACTGCTAAGAAGGCGTATCGGCTTTATTGGTATGTTGGCATTTATGGCTTTACCTTGGTTAAATTTTCACGGTCATCAGGCGGTGTTGTTCGATATTTTTGAGCAGAAGTTTAATATTTTTGGCATGACACTATGGCCACAAGATCTGACTATCTTTGCTTTTATTCTGATGATAGCAGCATTTGCTTTGTTCTTGGTGACCACTTTTTATGGCCGAGTATGGTGCGGCTACACCTGCCCGCAGACCGTTTGGACGTTTATCTTTATTTGGTTTGAAGAAAAGTTTGAAGGAACGGCAAATCAACGGAAAAAACTAGATCAGAGACCGATGGATTTTGACAAGTTTTGGCGAAAAACGGCAAAACACGGTAGCTGGATACTCTTTTCACTATATACCGCAATCACTTTTGTTGGTTACTTTACTCCGATCCGCTCATTGATCCCTGATTTACTTACTTTTTCAGCAGGCTTCTATTCCGTCATTAGCATCATCGTGTTTACCATTTGTACTTATGGTAATGCTGGTTGGATGAGAGAAATTATGTGTTTACACATCTGTCCCTACTCTCGCTTCCAATCAGCCATGTTTGATAAAGATACGTTTACCGTCGCCTATGATAGCGAACGAGGTGAAAGTCGAGGTCCTCGAGGACGCAAACAAGATCCAAAAGAGCTTGGGCTAGGAGATTGTATCGATTGCAACCTGTGCGTTCAGGTGTGTCCTACCGGTATCGACATTCGTAATGGCTTGCAATATGAATGTATCAACTGTGGTGCGTGTATTGATGCCTGCGATGGTGTTATGGATAAGATGAACTACCCGCGCGGATTGATTGCTTACACTACAGAGCGCAATTTAGAATCATCTAGCGAAAAGACCAAACCAGTACGTGGTAAATTAATCGGTTATTTATTGATTCTGGTCGTTATCACTGGTGCATTAGTTGCGAACATTGCGATGCGTAAGCCGATGGATCTTGATATTATTCGGGATAGAAATCAGCTTTATCGTGTCAATATTGAGGGATTGGTAGAAAATACCTATACCTTGAAAGTGATAAACAAAGCGCAAGTTGAGCAGAAATTTTCTATTGCTATAACGGGTCTCAGTAATTATCAGGTGATCGGTAAGCAAGAGGTGCACTTAGCTGCAGGCACGACATTAGATGTGCCACTCTCTGTTGTGATTGACCCATATGATTTGAAAAAGCCAGTAACTGAATTTGAGTTTGTGCTTATTAACCAAGACGATCCTGAAGAGCGGCTGGCGCAGCCGACCAATTTCTTCAAAGGAAGATAA
- a CDS encoding UPF0149 family protein, with the protein MHDFSFTAADQLNLENYFSARKLSIDIAFLQGYLFATCIDPNGIEVEKWLKALTNADPELDESIAFALMALHHEISEQVYETEFQLPWNGETPLEQKINWAEGFLMAATPFYEQLMSSPLADDIKQALQVSTEQLGLFALGEQQLTIYCDKVGQSLTEFQLTQAQLADEFAASYAELVEVAAVNSGLFE; encoded by the coding sequence ATGCACGACTTCTCTTTTACTGCAGCTGATCAGCTGAATTTAGAAAACTACTTTTCTGCGCGCAAGCTTTCTATTGATATTGCTTTTTTACAAGGATATTTATTTGCTACCTGCATAGACCCAAACGGTATTGAGGTTGAAAAGTGGCTTAAGGCTTTAACCAACGCGGATCCCGAATTGGATGAGAGTATTGCATTTGCATTGATGGCTTTACATCATGAGATTTCTGAGCAGGTATATGAAACTGAATTTCAATTGCCTTGGAATGGTGAAACACCACTTGAGCAAAAAATTAATTGGGCCGAAGGATTTTTAATGGCGGCGACGCCCTTTTATGAGCAATTGATGTCCAGTCCGCTCGCCGACGATATTAAACAAGCTTTGCAAGTCAGCACAGAACAACTGGGGCTTTTTGCACTTGGTGAGCAACAGCTAACGATTTATTGTGACAAAGTAGGACAGTCACTGACCGAGTTTCAACTAACTCAAGCACAATTGGCTGATGAGTTTGCCGCATCTTATGCTGAATTAGTCGAAGTTGCCGCAGTGAATAGTGGGTTATTTGAATAA
- a CDS encoding type II secretion system protein N, which produces MKKTLSLLIIFLLAFIIFSAFTMPAAVLLQVFKGQLPANLQLGAVNGSVWHGQVSGVRFNNIQLNQVKWELEPSSLLLGDLAGNVQFGNARDKNEISGKANFSSNLVSKSVTVNNASLRFSVEQAMDQVTLPLPVDAKGRVIVNVKEYQSGAPYCEGLNGEISSPNIDVKGMNGWFSIGDLSGQLDCKSGDIAVVVDPENRLGLQADATLAANFQFRVSGNIKPDASLPKEVHDAVKFLGRPDGEGRYPVNL; this is translated from the coding sequence ATGAAAAAAACACTATCTCTACTCATTATATTTTTACTCGCATTTATTATTTTTAGTGCTTTTACTATGCCAGCAGCGGTGTTGCTGCAAGTTTTTAAAGGTCAATTGCCAGCTAATTTGCAGCTAGGTGCAGTAAATGGTTCTGTTTGGCATGGTCAAGTGAGCGGTGTGAGATTCAATAACATTCAATTGAATCAGGTTAAGTGGGAGCTTGAACCGTCGTCATTACTACTTGGTGATTTGGCAGGCAATGTACAGTTTGGTAATGCGAGAGATAAAAATGAGATCTCAGGGAAAGCCAATTTCTCATCGAATTTAGTAAGTAAATCAGTGACGGTAAATAATGCCTCACTTCGTTTCAGTGTTGAGCAGGCTATGGATCAAGTAACTCTGCCATTGCCGGTTGATGCCAAAGGGCGCGTTATCGTCAATGTGAAGGAGTACCAAAGTGGTGCACCGTACTGTGAAGGGCTAAATGGTGAGATAAGTAGTCCAAATATTGATGTTAAAGGCATGAATGGTTGGTTTAGTATCGGCGATCTTAGTGGTCAGCTCGATTGTAAATCAGGAGATATTGCCGTGGTTGTTGACCCTGAAAACCGTTTGGGCTTACAGGCTGATGCGACATTAGCTGCCAATTTCCAGTTTCGCGTGTCTGGTAATATCAAGCCAGATGCAAGTCTACCAAAAGAAGTACACGATGCTGTTAAGTTTTTGGGTAGACCGGATGGCGAAGGTCGTTACCCAGTAAATTTATAA
- the gspM gene encoding type II secretion system protein GspM, which produces MKQQVVNYWRGLKEQEQKLLIVAGVIFVVFVLVMGIFKPLNQAVSDAEAKLKRNHELVNWVGQSVSKLKSSSPAQVISGGNISQIVNNTRGRFQIDISKMQPSGESLRLTIDDVEFNKLVAWIDELTNKHGVKVDNLDLTQGNLPGFVRVSRLVLEK; this is translated from the coding sequence ATGAAGCAGCAAGTAGTGAACTATTGGCGTGGTTTAAAAGAGCAAGAACAAAAACTGTTGATTGTTGCTGGCGTTATTTTTGTCGTTTTTGTTCTAGTAATGGGTATATTCAAACCTTTGAATCAGGCTGTCAGCGATGCCGAAGCTAAGCTAAAACGTAATCACGAACTCGTAAATTGGGTTGGTCAAAGCGTGAGTAAGCTGAAATCTAGCAGTCCTGCACAGGTGATTAGCGGCGGCAATATCAGTCAGATAGTCAATAACACCCGTGGCCGTTTTCAAATTGATATCAGCAAAATGCAACCTAGTGGCGAAAGCTTGCGTTTAACCATCGATGATGTGGAATTTAATAAACTTGTTGCTTGGATAGATGAACTGACAAATAAGCATGGAGTAAAAGTAGATAACCTAGACCTTACACAAGGGAATTTACCTGGCTTTGTGCGTGTTAGTCGCTTGGTTTTAGAGAAATAA
- the gspL gene encoding type II secretion system protein GspL, translating to MTEQLLIRVGQSHQETIHWLVWSTEQQQIIASGELEGSEQLGSLAEKAQTRPVVLLLPATAVQLRTLELPAKWNRKLEQALPFMLEEHVATDIDALFIAIGKPGMKADTHTIDVAICDSSWLQSWFSAFDDAGISVSKALPDALCLSLHEEMTSAVQLGQQWLFKHNAWQVGTAELSWVNEYLAIAGVEQLAHFSPASDFSETITLTAQQQDYDLPLAIFAKSLSNIDFNLRQGRFAAKKKQPQWWRDWRSGLIAASVAVVSFIAIKGTQLYVISHQANQLETQAVAMYQQAFPNKVVRPHLLKKQIQNELDALSGTEQGGLLELTNHFVAIYEEVDAFAPETLRYDKRRNELRIRARAKEFQVFGQVKAILEQRGVSVEQGALNNDGDFVVGEIRIRGAA from the coding sequence GTGACAGAACAATTATTGATCCGTGTGGGTCAGTCACACCAGGAGACAATACACTGGTTAGTGTGGTCAACAGAACAACAACAAATTATTGCCAGTGGTGAATTAGAAGGGAGTGAACAACTTGGTAGCCTTGCCGAAAAAGCGCAAACGAGACCGGTTGTTTTGTTACTACCAGCGACTGCGGTGCAATTACGTACGCTAGAGTTACCAGCAAAATGGAATAGAAAACTAGAGCAAGCCTTACCGTTTATGCTTGAGGAGCATGTCGCGACCGACATCGATGCGCTATTTATCGCAATTGGTAAACCGGGCATGAAAGCCGACACACATACTATCGATGTCGCGATTTGTGATAGCAGTTGGCTACAAAGCTGGTTTAGTGCCTTCGATGATGCAGGGATCAGTGTAAGTAAAGCGCTACCGGACGCCTTATGTCTGTCGCTTCATGAAGAGATGACTAGTGCCGTGCAGTTAGGTCAGCAATGGCTATTCAAACACAATGCTTGGCAAGTTGGCACTGCTGAACTTAGCTGGGTTAATGAGTACCTCGCCATTGCGGGTGTTGAACAGCTGGCGCATTTTAGCCCTGCAAGCGATTTCTCAGAAACGATAACGCTTACTGCGCAACAACAAGATTACGATTTACCTTTAGCCATCTTCGCGAAATCACTATCAAATATTGATTTTAATTTGCGTCAAGGTCGGTTCGCTGCGAAGAAAAAGCAGCCGCAGTGGTGGCGTGACTGGCGCAGTGGCCTAATAGCGGCGAGCGTGGCAGTAGTGAGCTTTATCGCAATTAAAGGCACTCAGCTGTATGTGATAAGTCATCAAGCTAATCAGCTAGAAACCCAAGCGGTCGCTATGTATCAACAGGCATTTCCAAATAAAGTAGTGCGTCCGCACTTATTGAAAAAACAGATCCAGAATGAGCTTGATGCGTTATCTGGCACGGAACAAGGCGGTTTGCTCGAATTAACTAATCACTTTGTGGCTATTTATGAAGAGGTCGATGCCTTCGCGCCTGAAACGCTGCGTTACGACAAACGTAGGAATGAGCTTAGAATTAGAGCACGCGCAAAAGAGTTCCAAGTATTTGGTCAGGTCAAAGCAATTTTAGAGCAACGCGGTGTAAGTGTTGAACAGGGTGCCCTGAACAATGATGGTGACTTTGTGGTGGGTGAAATTCGCATTCGAGGTGCAGCATGA
- the gspK gene encoding type II secretion system minor pseudopilin GspK, producing the protein MKQQGAALVIVLFIVALAATIAAEMASSLMVQVQKASNIQTQQQAKWYSYGAEELVKRALIQAKKDDPDTVNLDQPWAREEVPYPVDHGTLSGKVTDLQACLNLNALRAKSQTNGNNQGGQQIGGKNTNPAHAALLELLKNIEDLPSNESEEALADSVYDWLDEDSITYRSGAEEDEYMSNQTPYLTANNLMASVSELRVIKGFNPLVMEKIKPYVCVIPGSEELAVNVNTILPEQALLLSALIPGLSKSGAEAIISARPKKGFTDINEFYTEVANQGVKDPNKTSKIFTINSNYFQLRATAVFDERRFSLTSIIETKDGKAYVLARKFGGVE; encoded by the coding sequence ATGAAGCAGCAAGGTGCAGCTCTAGTTATCGTACTTTTCATCGTTGCATTGGCAGCGACAATTGCCGCTGAAATGGCAAGTAGTTTAATGGTGCAGGTACAAAAGGCCTCGAATATTCAAACTCAGCAACAAGCCAAGTGGTATAGCTATGGTGCTGAGGAATTAGTCAAAAGAGCGTTGATACAAGCGAAAAAAGATGATCCTGATACCGTTAATCTAGACCAGCCTTGGGCTCGTGAAGAAGTGCCTTACCCTGTTGACCATGGTACGTTGAGCGGTAAAGTTACAGACTTACAGGCATGCTTAAACCTGAATGCCTTGAGAGCAAAGTCACAAACAAATGGAAATAACCAAGGTGGTCAGCAGATTGGTGGAAAGAATACAAACCCAGCCCATGCTGCACTATTGGAACTTTTGAAGAATATTGAGGATTTGCCGAGTAACGAAAGCGAGGAAGCCCTTGCTGATAGTGTGTACGACTGGCTTGACGAAGATAGCATTACTTACCGCTCAGGGGCAGAAGAAGACGAGTATATGTCTAATCAGACGCCTTATTTAACGGCTAATAATTTGATGGCGTCCGTAAGTGAGCTACGAGTAATTAAGGGCTTTAATCCGCTGGTGATGGAAAAGATTAAGCCTTATGTTTGCGTGATCCCCGGAAGTGAGGAGCTCGCGGTAAACGTCAATACGATATTGCCAGAGCAAGCGCTTTTACTCAGTGCGCTTATACCTGGTTTATCGAAATCAGGTGCTGAAGCTATTATTTCTGCAAGACCAAAAAAAGGTTTTACCGATATCAATGAATTTTACACGGAAGTCGCGAATCAAGGGGTCAAAGACCCTAACAAGACTTCCAAAATTTTTACGATTAACAGCAATTATTTTCAGTTGCGAGCAACAGCTGTGTTTGATGAGCGACGCTTTTCTCTCACATCAATTATAGAAACAAAAGATGGTAAAGCGTACGTGCTTGCTCGTAAATTTGGAGGCGTAGAGTGA
- the gspJ gene encoding type II secretion system minor pseudopilin GspJ: MTVHTPQRGFTLIEVLLALAILAVVVTATHQILDSTLKAQAASAEKIAEIEGLQTTFRLMDQDFNQITKREVRNEAGDFSPTYIIHGRYELDSQYDGIAFVRDGWTNPISLLPRSELQAVGYRVIDDKLERIYRIYVDQLDGTEPRAQVILEDVEELKFEFLDDKLKWQADWKSKSLPKAVKVTLQRKDSDPISRLFLTPGSGVADDKGQQP; this comes from the coding sequence GTGACTGTTCATACACCACAGCGTGGTTTCACACTAATAGAAGTCTTGTTGGCTCTAGCGATTTTAGCGGTAGTGGTGACGGCGACTCATCAAATTTTAGATTCAACGCTAAAGGCTCAAGCGGCCTCAGCGGAAAAAATTGCCGAAATAGAAGGGCTACAAACGACTTTCCGGTTGATGGATCAGGATTTTAATCAGATCACTAAGCGGGAAGTTAGAAATGAAGCTGGGGACTTTAGCCCAACTTATATCATTCATGGTCGTTATGAGCTCGATAGCCAATACGATGGTATCGCTTTTGTTCGTGATGGTTGGACTAACCCTATTAGTTTATTGCCTCGCTCTGAACTGCAGGCTGTGGGCTATCGGGTTATCGATGACAAGCTTGAGCGTATTTATCGAATATACGTTGATCAGCTAGATGGAACAGAGCCCCGCGCGCAGGTTATCTTGGAAGATGTAGAAGAGTTAAAGTTTGAATTTTTGGATGACAAACTAAAATGGCAAGCTGATTGGAAGTCTAAATCGTTACCTAAAGCGGTTAAAGTTACATTACAAAGAAAAGACTCGGATCCAATAAGCCGTTTATTTTTAACGCCAGGCAGTGGTGTTGCTGATGATAAGGGGCAACAGCCATGA
- the gspI gene encoding type II secretion system minor pseudopilin GspI yields the protein MSPRKSLGFTLLEVMVALSICAVAGIAAMQATSEHINHISSLEEQTYASWVAENRLVFLRAQGDDWHGKNGNKGEEEMAGVTWYWQQHILQTADPNFVKLTVHVFREPELKNSVYDITTFMYRSK from the coding sequence ATGAGCCCAAGAAAAAGCTTAGGATTTACTTTACTTGAAGTCATGGTTGCGTTAAGTATTTGTGCTGTCGCTGGTATTGCTGCAATGCAAGCAACAAGCGAACATATAAACCATATCAGCTCGCTTGAAGAACAAACCTATGCATCGTGGGTGGCAGAAAATCGCTTGGTATTTTTACGCGCGCAAGGTGATGACTGGCATGGGAAAAATGGTAATAAAGGCGAAGAGGAAATGGCCGGGGTCACTTGGTATTGGCAACAACATATCCTACAAACCGCAGATCCTAACTTTGTAAAGCTCACCGTACACGTTTTCCGCGAGCCTGAACTCAAAAACTCAGTGTATGACATCACCACTTTTATGTACCGGAGTAAGTAG
- a CDS encoding prepilin-type N-terminal cleavage/methylation domain-containing protein translates to MLAPLYKPTLAKVKGFSLLEVLIVLVIIAFSVNLITYTVSDSDEEELETMAMRVQGTINLASEFAVLNQVELGFHLDKGVIEFLVFDGEKWRTFEADDIYKPIELPEQYKVELILEDLPWSQDNLLEQANWRELMSGGDDDNLLELKKLKIPQVLILSSGEVSAFRLSVENKELQEPIFFIEGEFMAPVGLKREPEE, encoded by the coding sequence ATGTTAGCACCTCTGTACAAGCCGACATTAGCCAAGGTAAAGGGCTTCAGTTTACTTGAAGTCCTTATTGTCTTGGTGATCATTGCTTTTTCAGTAAACCTCATTACTTATACCGTCAGTGATAGTGATGAGGAAGAGCTCGAAACCATGGCTATGCGTGTGCAGGGGACGATTAATCTCGCGTCAGAATTTGCAGTACTAAATCAGGTAGAACTTGGCTTTCATCTGGATAAAGGTGTGATTGAGTTTTTGGTTTTTGATGGTGAGAAATGGCGAACTTTCGAAGCCGACGATATCTACAAACCAATTGAGCTGCCTGAGCAGTACAAAGTGGAATTGATCTTAGAAGATCTGCCGTGGTCTCAAGATAACTTACTTGAGCAAGCAAATTGGCGAGAGTTGATGAGTGGCGGCGACGACGACAATTTACTTGAACTTAAAAAACTCAAGATCCCGCAAGTACTTATTTTATCTTCCGGTGAGGTCAGCGCATTTAGATTAAGTGTGGAAAATAAAGAGCTACAAGAGCCTATCTTCTTCATTGAAGGTGAGTTTATGGCGCCCGTCGGGCTTAAGCGGGAACCGGAAGAATGA
- the gspG gene encoding type II secretion system major pseudopilin GspG has product MKKQSGFSLLEVMVVLVIIGMILSIVAPNVMGQQEEAAKEKARLDIRQIEDAMKMYKLKNKRYPTTEQGLEALVTQTNIDPVPKRFPEGGFISKLPEDPWGNPYQLVSPGEMSQIDIFSMGPDGEVGTDDDIGNWDTEDER; this is encoded by the coding sequence GTGAAAAAACAATCAGGTTTCTCACTACTAGAAGTGATGGTGGTACTTGTTATCATCGGTATGATCTTATCTATCGTTGCGCCTAACGTGATGGGTCAACAAGAAGAAGCAGCAAAGGAAAAGGCACGTCTAGATATTCGTCAGATTGAAGACGCAATGAAGATGTACAAGCTAAAAAACAAACGCTATCCAACCACAGAGCAAGGCTTGGAAGCTTTGGTAACGCAAACAAATATTGACCCGGTACCAAAACGTTTCCCTGAAGGTGGCTTCATTTCTAAGCTTCCAGAAGATCCATGGGGTAATCCTTACCAATTAGTAAGCCCAGGCGAAATGAGCCAAATCGATATTTTTTCAATGGGTCCAGATGGCGAAGTTGGAACAGATGATGATATCGGAAACTGGGATACGGAAGACGAACGTTAA